The Xiphophorus hellerii strain 12219 chromosome 22, Xiphophorus_hellerii-4.1, whole genome shotgun sequence genome has a window encoding:
- the bfsp1 gene encoding filensin: MFKTSFQREVRKEKYERSDVFDEETEDSETPAGVSAIQGWESLQELNSRFARYINRARVLEQRNAVFRKQLETLQRMEEASGLEEAFTEQIEINRQRIRELSSEHGKLERELREACRMLDDYTNKYKSECDYQERLRGTLEHLNKEADSALLKNLEYQIQSQFLQDDINSTRDRNKKDLAEIETYVNILQQINQTLPFAPNVSAGISEEQEKLLAQKKIPGLQSQLEEYKSALCQLQIQKQRLQSESAMLEQTIKSTQENYDNEIQLYNENIESLRKEIEEAEKSLEKYISDCRYLAMYQTSLENELERYKRIIENEDNRLNSAIIGTPITLFTTSSRYTHTPSASSKGRDITQAIQDITSIKPRQKILAKKVLKKKELTPKDVIDSSQEERNTGEGDDEESSVTSSGELQAKRVKQEDQGAVLTGTSRQDVPDGAQISKAFDTLCNIVRDRMRKYQRPEPIADFYTKGRYVLVTGDGSYLDPCFYTSAPSAGRIFVTIRDGMMYPYDPHGRGTPSPPPPQPMVDPRPLSPTLPPNAGEDNTGGKAKDGGGRGKSNNGEPFSKDPNPLSPPSDSNSQDPVPGNDRPKKKLAARGGSSSSTGSSTSTSTSTTSSSSFSPDTMSYEKVEVVESVEKFSNDRKVKGYEETSMVVETMIEKSSKKKH; this comes from the exons ATGTTCAAGACCAGCTTCCAGCGCGAGGTGCGCAAGGAGAAGTATGAGCGCTCCGATGTCTTTGATGAAGAAACCGAGGACTCTGAAACCCCTGCAGGCGTCTCAGCCATCCAGGGCTGGGAGAGCCTTCAGGAGCTCAACAGCCGCTTTGCCCGGTACATCAACCGGGCTCGAGTGCTGGAGCAGCGGAACGCCGTGTTCCGCAAGCAGCTGGAGACGCTGCAGCGGATGGAGGAGGCCAGTGGCCTCGAGGAGGCCTTCACAGAGCAGATTGAAATCAACAGGCAGCGAATCAGAGAGCTGAGCTCCGAGCACGGCAAGCTGGAGCGGGAGTTGCGGGAAGCTTGCCGCATGCTGGATGACTATACCAACAA atacaAAAGTGAATGTGATTACCAAGAGCGGCTGCGGGGCACTCTGGAACATTTAAACAAG GAAGCTGACAGTGCTCTGCTGAAGAATCTGGAGTATCAGATCCAGTCTCAGTTCCTGCAGGATGACATCAATTCCACCAGAGATAGAAATAAGAAG GACCTTGCAGAGATCGAAACCTACGTAAATATTTTGCAGCAAATTAACCAGACACTTCCCTTTGCTCCCAATGTGTCAGCTGGCATCTCCGAG GAGCAGGAGAAGTTGCTGGcccaaaagaaaataccaggGCTGCAGTCGCAGCTGGAAGAGTACAAGAGCGCCCTCTGTCAGCTGCAGATTCAGAAGCAACGTTTACAGAGTGAG TCTGCAATGTTGGAGCAAACCATCAAAAGCACACAAGAGAATTATGACAATGAGATCCAGCTGTACAATGAGAACATTGAATCTTTACGGAAGGAGATTGAGGAAGCAGAGAAATCATTGGAAAAATATATCAGTGATTGTCGCTACCTGGCCATGTATCAGACATCCCTTGAGAACGAGCTGGAGCGGTACAAGAGGATAATCGAGAATGAAGATAACAG GTTGAATTCTGCCATAATTGGCACTCCCATTACCCTGTTTACCACTAGTTCCCGCTACACTCACACACCCAGTGCATCAAGCAAGGGGAGAG ATATCACCCAAGCTATCCAAGATATCACAAGCATAAAGCCCAGACAGAAGATACTGGCTAAAAAGGTCTTGAAGAAGAAAGAACTGACCCCAAAAGATGTCATAGACAGCAGCCAGGAGGAGAGAAATACAGGAGAGGGTGACGATGAAGAATCTAGTGTGACCTCTTCTGGGGAGTTGCAGGCTAAAAGGGTAAAACAAGAAGATCAAGGTGCTGTGCTCACTGGGACATCTCGACAGGATGTCCCAGATGGAGCCCAGATTAGCAAAGCCTTCGACACTCTTTGCAACATTGTCAGAGACAGAATGAGAAAGTACCAGAGGCCTGAGCCAATTGCTGATTTCTATACTAAAGGTCGCTATGTCCTAGTTACTGGTGATGGCAGCTACTTGGATCCCTGCTTCTACACTTCCGCTCCATCAGCTGGTCGCATCTTTGTCACAATAAGAGATGGGATGATGTATCCTTATGACCCTCATGGACGTGGCACGCCCTCTCCTCCACCCCCTCAGCCCATGGTGGACCCCAGGCCTCTCAGTCCCACACTGCCTCCCAATGCAGGAGAAGATAACACTGGTGGAAAGGCCAAAGACGGCGGAGGAAGAGGTAAATCTAATAATGGAGAGCCTTTCTCAAAAGATCCAAATCCCTTGTCTCCACCGTCGGACTCAAACTCCCAAGATCCTGTGCCTGGGAACGACAGGCCCAAGAAAAAACTTGCAGCCCGTGGTGGCAGCAGTTCTAGTACCGGTTCCAGCACCAGCACCAGCACCAGCACCACCAGCTCGAGTAGTTTCAGCCCAGACACCATGAGCTATGAAAAGGTGGAGGTGGTGGAATCTGTGGAAAAGTTCTCCAATGATCGCAAAGTCAAAGGTTACGAGGAAACCTCCATGGTGGTGGAAACCATGATTGAAAAGTCGAGCAAgaagaaacactga